One Thermodesulfobacteriota bacterium genomic window, TGGTAATAGCAACGGCACTGCCACCTCGATTGGCTGCGGACACAGTCCGCCGATTTCCTGCAGGCGTGGCCTGCGCCGGATTGACACGGTGTGAAATCTTATGTAGCTTAGCCGTTCTAAATACCGCTAGCCAGAAGACGCCTGATTGAAATACCTTTCGTTCATTAATTCGTTCATCACGAGCCTGTTCACGCTCTGGATAATTCTCTTTTCGGCAGTCGCCTTTTACGCCCCCTCCCCTTTCGCCGGCCTTTCGGGGCTGATAGTGCCCGTGCTCGGGGTGATAATGTTCGGCATGGGAATGACGCTCAGGGTCGAGGATTTCAGGCGTATGCTGAAAAGGCCGAGGGACGTCGGGGTAGGCGTCGCGGCGCAGTACGGCATCATGCCGGTTACGGGATTCGTCCTCGCAGAGGCGTTCAAGCTCGACCCCACGCTCGCCGCGGGCGTCATACTCGTCGGCTCGTGCCCGGGCGGCACGGCGTCGAACGTGATTACTTACCTTGCGCGCGGGGACGTCGCGCTCTCCGTGACGATTACCTCGGCCACGACGCTCATGGCGCCGCTCATGATCCCGGCGTTCATGTATCTCTTCGCCGGAAAGTGGATAGACGTCCCGGCCTCGGGGCTCTTCGTATCGACCGTGAAAATCATACTGGTGCCAGTGGCCCTGGGCGTCGTAGCACGCACACTGCTCAGGGACAGGATCGAATATGTTCTGCCGGTGCTTCCGGCATTGTCCGCGATAGCCATAGTGTTTATAGTTGCCGTAATAGTCGCGGCCAACGCGGGCTCGATCGCGAGCGTGGGGGCGGAGGTCGCGCTGATCGTCGTCATCCACAACGCCGCCGGCCTCGTGCTCGGGTATTTCGCGGCGCGGCTTTCGGGCATGGACGTCAAGAGCGCGAGGGCGGTGTCCGTGGAGGTCGGCATGCAGAACTCGGGCCTGGCGGTCGCGCTCGCGAACATGCATTTCGGGGCGCTGGCGGCGCTCCCGGGGGCCGTGTTCAGCGTATGGCATAACATATCGGGCTCGGCCATAGCGTGGTGGTGGAGGCGTAGCCCGGCCGGGGACGGCAGCGGCGCATGAGCACAGGCACGGTTAAAAGGGGCGGGACGAAATTCCCGCTGGCCGGGTATTTATTCCTCGTTGGGACGGCGCTCTTCACCGCGCTGTCGTACGTGTTCGGACGGGCGATAGACAGGAGCTTCGATCCTTTTCTCATAACGTTCTTCTGGTTCGCCGGTGCGTTCGTGTGCTCCATTTTCGTCGTGATGGCGATACCGTCGCAGAGGGCCGAGATAAAGCACCTTCCGAAATATACGAAGATATTCATTTACAGCTCGGTGCTGACCGCCATAGGGGCCGCGCTCTGGATATCGTCGATAAAGACCATCGGCATACCGCTGACGTCGTTTCTGATGAAGGCGCAGACGCTTTTCTCGCTCCTACTCGGAATGATATTCCTCGGGGAGAGGCTCAACAAGGGGGAGACCGTCGGCATCGTCATAACCGTAGCGGGCGGGATAGTGGTCGCGTACCAGAGGGACTTTACGCTGCTGATGGGGACCCTTACGGCGCTCGGCGCGGCGTTCTTTTATTCGTGCCTGTCGTTTAGCGTGAAGAAGGTCGGGCAGGAGCTCAACATGCTGACGGTCGCCAACATGAGGGCGCTCGGCGTAGCGATATGCCTCCTCATCTACATACTGGCTGTCGGCACGTACAGGACGCCCGGGCCGGTGGACATGATATACATGGCGCTCGGCGGCATCACGGGGGCATACATCGCCAAGGCGTGCCAGTTCCAGGCGATAAAGATGATAGACGTTTCACGGACGACCGCGGTTCTCCCGCTCGAAAGCCTGTTCGTCGTCCTCCTCTCTTACTTCATATTCCACGAGATACCGTCAGTGATAAAGCTCCTCGGCGGGGCGGCGATCATAACGGGCGTCATATTCCTCGTCATATTCAGGGGCAAAAAGCCCGACGACCTGGGCGAGGGGGAATGAGTCTCTGTCAATCTAAAGTTTATTAGGATTGTCTTTGAGTTTATAGGCGGCCCAGTCGATTACCGCGGCCACCATTAAACCGTCGTCGTTGTCGATATATTGTTTGAAATGATCCCTTAAAGCGGCTGCAGATGTATCACTATGGCGAAAACACCATTCGGACTTCAGCGTCTTGATAGCGCCGAAGCGTTCAAGCTCTTCGGTAAGACGCGGATAATCTTTATCCTTTCTGAGATCGTAGCTCAAAAAATACAAGGCCATTTAGTTTCCTCCAAAAGACAAATAACCGGCGCCTGATTCATTTATCCGCCTGTTAGGAAGAGAAAGCAAGTCTGATTAAAGTCCGACAACCGAAAAGTGCAATTAAGACCGTTATTGGACTATCCGGTGTGAACCACTCGGTGTTAGGCCGGGGGGAGTTTTATAAGGCTCAGGAAGGCATATGCGCCGCAGGCGAGTATGAGTATTCCCGTAATCTTGTTTATGAGGACGAGGTTCCTTTCGCTGAGGCGTCCCCGGAGATGTGCTATAAAATAGCAGAGCCCGGTCCAGAGAATGAAGCACCCGGTGAATATGCCCGCGACTAGGATGGAGGCAGTCCTGTAGTAGTCGGCGGGCTCCGTGATCCCGAGAATGGCGAACAGGGCCAGTATCGAGAGTATGACCATGGGGTTTGAAAGCGTCAGCAGGAGCGCGGAGCTGAAGTTGCCGAAGTGGCTCCTCCCGGGCCTGCCGGGGTCGAGCGAGCGCGGCCGCGAAAAGTAGACCCTTATACCGAAGACGAGAAGTATGACGCCGCCTATGACGTGCACCCACACCTCGTGGCTCATAAGGAAATCGGATACGAATGTAAGGCTGAATGCGACTATGATGCCGTATACGGCGTCGCCGGCGGACGCGCCGAGGCCGGAAAGTATACCCACCCCTCTCCCCCTGTTGATCGTGCGCTGAACGACGAGCGCCCCTACCGGGCCGATTGGGGCCGTGATGATTATCCCGATGACTATGCCTTTTATGAAATACACTAAATCCATTTGTAAAGGGCTTTAATATACACGGAAAATCCGGCTTTCGCCCGCACCTCGTGCAAAGCGCCGGACATGCCTTTGGAAAGCCGTAGGGATACCGCCGGCGCGGCGCACGGGCTACCCTTCCTTCGCCCCTGAAATTATGCCGCGAAGGGTTTTGAGCAGCGTTTCGGCCGTGTAGGGCTTGGACAGGAAAACGTCCTGGCCCTGAGCATACGATTCGGCCATTCTCGACGCCTCCTTGAAGCCGCTCACGAATATGACCCTGACCCCGGGGTCTATTCGTCTGAGCGCCCTTATGCTCATCTGGCCGTCCATAATGGGCATCGTCATATCCATTATTATTACCTTTACATTGTCTCTGTTAACGGAATAGATGGACACGGCCTCGGCCCCGTCGGAAGCAGTGAGGGCCTTGTAGCCGTACGTTTCGAGCGTCGAGCGCGTAATCTCGCGGATGGAAGCCTCGTCGTCGACGACGAGCACGGTCTCTCCTTTCCCGAGCGGTATGTCCTCGGACCGCATCTGCTCGACGGACCTCGTTTCAGAGGTCTCTACAGCCGGGATATATATCCTGAACGTGGTTCCCTTGCCGGGCTCGCTGTAGACGTGAATGAAGCCGCCGTGGTCCTTTACGATGCCGAACGATGTGGAGAGCCCGAGACCCGTCCCCTTGCCCGGATCTTTCGTCGTGAAGTAGGGCTCGAATATTTTTTCTATGAGGGCGGGCGGGATTCCCTCGCCGTTGTCGGATACGGTTATGGCTATGTAGGGGCCCGTGACGGCGTCGACGTTCATCTTCGCATAATTTTCGTCTATGATGAGGTTCTCGCCGGAAATTTCGAGCGTGCCGCCTTCGGGCATGGCGTCGCGGGCGTTTACGCAGAGGTTCATCAGGACCTGATGAAGCTGTGTGAAATCGCCCATGACGTTCCAGAGGTCTCTCGGGAAATTAGTGCGGAATTCTATCGATTTCGGGAAGGCTTCCTTCACCATTTTTTCTATTTCGTGGACGATGTGCCTGACCTGGAGGATCGTGCGCTCGCCTTCCTGGCCGCGGGCGAACGAAAGGACCTGCTTTACGAGGTTGCTCCCCCGCTCGGTGCTCGATTCGAGCGTGTCGATGAGCCTCTGGGATTTTTCGTCGGGGAATCTCATGCGGAGTATCTGGAGGGCCATGAGTATCGGCTGAAGGACGTTGTTGAGGTCGTGGGCTATGCCGCCGGCGAGTGTGCCTATGCTCTCCATGCGCTGGGCGCGGAGGAGCTGCGCCTCGAAGCGCTTTTTCTCGGTGATGTCGCTCGTGACGGCGAGTATGGACTTGGGATTGCCGTGGTCGTCGGTAACGAGCGTAAGGCGGCATTCGACGATTATGCTTTTCCCGTTTTTCGTCGCCTGCTGCATCTCGCCCTTGTAGTGCCCGAACTCGTTCAATATCCTGTGGGCCTCGACGAATTCGGGACACGAGCCGTCGAAAAGCAGGTCGGTGACGCTCTTTCCTATGACCTCGTCGCTCTCCCAGCCGTAAATACGCTCCGCCCCCTTGCTCCAGAAGAGTATGCGGTGATCGAGGTCGCGGACGGTTATGGCGTCGGATGCGATGTCGAGGAGAGCGGCCTGCTCGGCTATACGGCTTTCGGCGCTCTTTCGCTCGGTGATGTCGACGGCCGCGCCGCCGACCATGACTATTTCTTCGTGCTTGTCGAGTATGGGGAATTTGCTCGCGAGCCAGTAGCCGATCCCGGACGGCGTCGGCATGATTTGAATCGTCTGAAGCGGCTCTCCGGTTTCGATGACTATCCTGTCGTTTTCCTTGAACTGGGAAGCCACGGCCGGAGGCCATATCTCGTCGTCCGTTTTGCCCACGTAGTCGACGTCCCTGCCGATTATGGCCTGGAGTGAATCGTTCACGTATATATACCGCCCTTCGGCGTCTTTCATGAACGCTACGCCCGGGAGGTTGTGCATGAAGAGAGCGAACCTTCGCTCGCTTTCGCTAAGCGCCTCAACCTTCTGCGCGTTGTTTATGGCGACCCCTATCTGCTGGGCGACGTTTTCAAGGAGCTTGAGGTCGTCCTCGTCGAATACGTTCTTTTCGTCGGAATAGATATTCAGGCTGCCGACCGTCTTTCCCTCGGACCGGATGGGCATGGAGACGTAGCTCTTCGTTCCGGCCTCTTTCATCGCCGGCGTGAGGTATTCGTCGTTCTCGGCGTCGGGGACGTATACGTGCCTGTTTTCGCGCACGGTGCGCCAGACTATACCCACGCCCCGCGGCAGGTGCCTGACCTCGCTTACATACCTGTCGTCGTATCCTTCGCACGCCTTGAGCTCGGCGTCTTTATCCACGAAGTATATATCGACGTGCTTTGCGGAATCGATGTTGTCGCTCATCGTCCGGACGGCGTTGTCGAGGACGTCCTGGAGATTGATGGACTGGTGCACGGCCTTCGTAACCGTGTTGATTATGGTTTCGTAGCGGTTTTTCTTCGAGAGGTAATCGAGGTTGTCCCGGAGCGTATTCCACACCCTTTCGAGCTCGTGGCGCTCTTCGGCTTCGCGGAGGGCGCGCTCTATCGCCGGGACGAGGCGGGCGAGCTTGTCCTTGAGTATATAGTCGGTGGCCCCGTTCTTGAGCATGTCCACCGCGCGTTCTTCTCCGAGCGAGCCGGAGACGAATATAAAGGGCAGCTCCGAATCCTTCTCCCTCACCAGCTTTA contains:
- a CDS encoding response regulator, yielding MEKELKVLIVEDVPTDAELVERELKKANIAFRTKRVETRESLQSELERFLPDIVLSDYSLPSFDGMSALKLVREKDSELPFIFVSGSLGEERAVDMLKNGATDYILKDKLARLVPAIERALREAEERHELERVWNTLRDNLDYLSKKNRYETIINTVTKAVHQSINLQDVLDNAVRTMSDNIDSAKHVDIYFVDKDAELKACEGYDDRYVSEVRHLPRGVGIVWRTVRENRHVYVPDAENDEYLTPAMKEAGTKSYVSMPIRSEGKTVGSLNIYSDEKNVFDEDDLKLLENVAQQIGVAINNAQKVEALSESERRFALFMHNLPGVAFMKDAEGRYIYVNDSLQAIIGRDVDYVGKTDDEIWPPAVASQFKENDRIVIETGEPLQTIQIMPTPSGIGYWLASKFPILDKHEEIVMVGGAAVDITERKSAESRIAEQAALLDIASDAITVRDLDHRILFWSKGAERIYGWESDEVIGKSVTDLLFDGSCPEFVEAHRILNEFGHYKGEMQQATKNGKSIIVECRLTLVTDDHGNPKSILAVTSDITEKKRFEAQLLRAQRMESIGTLAGGIAHDLNNVLQPILMALQILRMRFPDEKSQRLIDTLESSTERGSNLVKQVLSFARGQEGERTILQVRHIVHEIEKMVKEAFPKSIEFRTNFPRDLWNVMGDFTQLHQVLMNLCVNARDAMPEGGTLEISGENLIIDENYAKMNVDAVTGPYIAITVSDNGEGIPPALIEKIFEPYFTTKDPGKGTGLGLSTSFGIVKDHGGFIHVYSEPGKGTTFRIYIPAVETSETRSVEQMRSEDIPLGKGETVLVVDDEASIREITRSTLETYGYKALTASDGAEAVSIYSVNRDNVKVIIMDMTMPIMDGQMSIRALRRIDPGVRVIFVSGFKEASRMAESYAQGQDVFLSKPYTAETLLKTLRGIISGAKEG
- a CDS encoding LysE family transporter → MDLVYFIKGIVIGIIITAPIGPVGALVVQRTINRGRGVGILSGLGASAGDAVYGIIVAFSLTFVSDFLMSHEVWVHVIGGVILLVFGIRVYFSRPRSLDPGRPGRSHFGNFSSALLLTLSNPMVILSILALFAILGITEPADYYRTASILVAGIFTGCFILWTGLCYFIAHLRGRLSERNLVLINKITGILILACGAYAFLSLIKLPPA
- a CDS encoding bile acid:sodium symporter family protein, giving the protein MKYLSFINSFITSLFTLWIILFSAVAFYAPSPFAGLSGLIVPVLGVIMFGMGMTLRVEDFRRMLKRPRDVGVGVAAQYGIMPVTGFVLAEAFKLDPTLAAGVILVGSCPGGTASNVITYLARGDVALSVTITSATTLMAPLMIPAFMYLFAGKWIDVPASGLFVSTVKIILVPVALGVVARTLLRDRIEYVLPVLPALSAIAIVFIVAVIVAANAGSIASVGAEVALIVVIHNAAGLVLGYFAARLSGMDVKSARAVSVEVGMQNSGLAVALANMHFGALAALPGAVFSVWHNISGSAIAWWWRRSPAGDGSGA
- a CDS encoding CRISPR-associated protein Cas2, with translation MALYFLSYDLRKDKDYPRLTEELERFGAIKTLKSEWCFRHSDTSAAALRDHFKQYIDNDDGLMVAAVIDWAAYKLKDNPNKL
- a CDS encoding DMT family transporter produces the protein MSTGTVKRGGTKFPLAGYLFLVGTALFTALSYVFGRAIDRSFDPFLITFFWFAGAFVCSIFVVMAIPSQRAEIKHLPKYTKIFIYSSVLTAIGAALWISSIKTIGIPLTSFLMKAQTLFSLLLGMIFLGERLNKGETVGIVITVAGGIVVAYQRDFTLLMGTLTALGAAFFYSCLSFSVKKVGQELNMLTVANMRALGVAICLLIYILAVGTYRTPGPVDMIYMALGGITGAYIAKACQFQAIKMIDVSRTTAVLPLESLFVVLLSYFIFHEIPSVIKLLGGAAIITGVIFLVIFRGKKPDDLGEGE